A DNA window from Mesorhizobium sp. C432A contains the following coding sequences:
- a CDS encoding HAD family hydrolase — protein sequence MKNPADIKGILFDKDGTLVDFNATWLGIADFMAMDAAEGDRWKADRLLSAAGFDFVAKRFKPDSIFASGTNMDVVELWFPRLSDEDQMLAVARFNEITSVQGSSMAVALPGIVAALTALHKRSYRLGVATNDSTAGAEKTMVTLGVAQLFTAAYGYDAVANPKPAPDTIVAFCDLTGLRPSEIAMVGDNRHDLEMARAGGCGLAVGVLSGTGTRESLSAIADVVLDSVADLPDFLSARVKETV from the coding sequence ATGAAAAATCCGGCCGACATCAAGGGCATCTTGTTCGACAAGGACGGCACGCTTGTCGATTTCAACGCGACCTGGCTCGGCATCGCCGATTTCATGGCCATGGATGCTGCCGAGGGCGATCGCTGGAAAGCCGACAGGCTGCTTTCAGCGGCGGGCTTCGATTTTGTCGCCAAGCGCTTCAAGCCGGATTCCATCTTCGCCTCGGGCACCAATATGGATGTCGTCGAACTGTGGTTCCCGCGCCTGTCCGACGAGGACCAGATGCTGGCCGTCGCCCGCTTCAACGAGATCACCTCGGTGCAAGGCTCATCGATGGCGGTGGCCTTGCCCGGCATCGTCGCGGCGCTGACGGCTCTGCACAAGCGATCCTACCGGCTCGGCGTCGCCACCAATGATTCGACTGCCGGTGCGGAAAAGACCATGGTCACGCTTGGCGTCGCGCAGCTGTTCACCGCGGCCTATGGCTATGACGCGGTCGCCAATCCGAAACCGGCGCCGGACACGATCGTCGCCTTTTGCGACCTGACCGGGCTGAGGCCGTCAGAGATCGCCATGGTCGGCGACAACCGCCACGACCTGGAGATGGCGCGTGCCGGCGGCTGCGGCCTGGCGGTCGGCGTGCTCTCCGGCACCGGCACGCGTGAATCGCTGTCAGCGATCGCCGATGTCGTTTTGGATTCGGTCGCCGATTTGCCAGACTTTCTCTCGGCGCGGGTCAAGGAGACGGTCTGA